In a single window of the Arachis hypogaea cultivar Tifrunner chromosome 6, arahy.Tifrunner.gnm2.J5K5, whole genome shotgun sequence genome:
- the LOC112697957 gene encoding glucan endo-1,3-beta-glucosidase 7-like: protein MATKLDPFTLLLSLFFAFNLASGESFIGVNYGQVADNLPPPSTTAKLLQSTAIGKVRLYGSDPAIIKALANTGIGIVIGAANGDIPSLASDPNYAKNWVSSNVVPFYPASNIILITVGNEIITSNDPNLMNQMLPAIQNVQNALNAANLGGKIKVSTVHSMAVLKDSEPPSAGRFHPEYSTVLQGLLSFNNATGSPFAINPYPYFAYRDDPGRQDNLAFCLFQPNAGRLDPNTNIKYMNMFDAQVDAVRSALNSMGFKDVEIVVAETGWPYKGDSSEVGPSLENAKAYNGNLIAHLRSMVGTPLMPGKSVDTYIFALYDEDLKPGPTSERSFGLFNPDQSMIYDAGLSKQQTQQNSTSPVVAPTTPDMSKSPATPRPPTTQNKSTWCVPKSGVTDVQLQANLDYACGQGIDCTPIQPGGPCFEPNTLSNHAAFAMNLFYQSAGRSPLTCDFSQTAILSTNNPSYNNCVYVGRNA from the exons ATGGCAACAAAGCTTGATCCATTTActctccttctttctctcttctttgcaTTCAACCTCGCAA GTGGTGAATCATTCATAGGGGTTAACTATGGACAGGTGGCTGATAACCTTCCACCGCCGTCAACCACCGCCAAGCTGCTCCAATCCACCGCCATCGGAAAAGTTCGCTTGTACGGTTCCGACCCTGCTATTATCAAAGCACTCGCCAACACTGGAATTG GAATCGTAATTGGAGCAGCAAATGGGGACATTCCATCACTTGCATCGGATCCAAACTATGCCAAAAACTGGGTGAGCTCCAACGTTGTACCTTTCTACCCAGCCAGCAACATCATCCTCATAACGGTTGGTAACGAGATTATAACCTCAAACGATCCAAATCTCATGAACCAGATGCTCCCCGCAATTCAAAATGTCCAAAATGCCCTTAATGCCGCCAATTTAGGAGGCAAGATTAAG GTGTCAACGGTCCATTCAATGGCGGTCTTGAAGGACTCGGAGCCGCCGTCTGCCGGGAGGTTCCACCCGGAATACTCCACCGTTTTACAAGGATTGTTGTCGTTTAACAATGCGACGGGGTCGCCGTTTGCCATCAACCCTTACCCTTATTTTGCTTATAGAGATGATCCTGGGAGGCAAGATAACTTGGCCTTttgcctctttcaacccaatgcTGGAAGGCTTGATCCCAACACCAATATCAAATACATGAACATGTTTGATGCTCAG GTTGATGCTGTCCGCTCTGCATTGAACTCAATGGGGTTTAAGGATGTTGAGATTGTGGTTGCGGAGACAGGTTGGCCATACAAAGGAGACAGCAGTGAGGTTGGTCCGAGTCTTGAAAACGCCAAGGCTTACAACGGCAACCTCATCGCGCACCTTAGATCCATGGTTGGGACACCATTGATGCCAGGGAAATCGGTTGACACTTACATCTTCGCATTGTATGATGAGGATTTGAAGCCAGGACCAACTTCTGAGAGATCTTTTGGTCTATTCAACCCTGATCAATCCATGATCTATGATGCTGGTCTCTCCAAACAGCAGACACAACAGAATAGCACAAGCCCTGTTGTAGCACCG ACTACTCCGGATATGTCTAAGTCTCCGGCGACTCCACGGCCGCCAACaacacaaaataaatcaacatgGTGTGTGCCGAAATCCGGTGTAACGGATGTGCAGCTACAAGCAAACTTGGACTATGCTTGTGGTCAAGGTATTGATTGTACTCCAATACAACCTGGTGGACCTTGTTTTGAACCAAATACACTTTCAAACCATGCTGCATTTGCTATGAATCTCTTCTATCAATCTGCTGGAAGGAGTCCATTGACTTGTGATTTCTCGCAGACAGCTATACTGTCCACGAATAATCCAA gtTACAATAATTGTGTCTATGTTGGAAGGAATGCCTAA